Proteins encoded within one genomic window of Gadus macrocephalus chromosome 16, ASM3116895v1:
- the spint2 gene encoding kunitz-type protease inhibitor 2 isoform X1, which produces MLKEMTRPMDLLGVWVVILLLNAVFPTSYSAVCEWDWKIDAAQGLDPSSLDAGARKLSVLRDVHDMEHCQMACCAETACQLAMIGTPADGTPECQLVSCMQDGRDVCLLQPSTQFKVYRKKTQVETDRQNATELPSLSTDARARSEGNSTNFEKDQCRRLMKVGSCKAAFPRFYYDMYTQSCRKFIYGGCESNGNNFESVRECETACEGVKVPPTSDVPLPEISEDEFAHLCGVAPAVGPCRAALPRWYYNSDTHTCQSFIYGGCRGNKNNYGSQENCKVACTVTVLPSPKKSKGKMIPMEPQDSKDHCLEGPEPGPCRAAFPRFFYQPSTGSCLSFIYGGCRGNKNRYETLDDCMSKCDGRGHTGQDAQGTVGGRDRSPAFFLVGTLAVISVLVLTGLIMITLHRNKVLRRSTTISDKEELLPDQGEHSSLESLSVPESPRTGKV; this is translated from the exons CGGCGCAGGGTCTCGACCCCAGTTCCCTGGACGCCGGGGCACGTAAACTATCGGTGCTCCGCGACGTGCATGACATGGAACACTGCCAGATGGCGTGCTGCGCCGAGACCGCCTGCCAGCTCGCTATGATTGGCACCCCGGCGGACGGAACCCCGGAGTGCCAGCTGGTCAGCTGCATGCAGGACGGCCGGGACgtgtgtctcctccagcccagCACACAATTCAAGGTCTACCGCAAGAAGACGCAGGTGGAGACGGACAGGCAGAACGCCACCGAACTCCCTTCACTGTCTACCGACGCACGGGCTCGGAGCGAGGGGAATTCCACCAACTTTGAAAAGG atCAGTGCAGGAGGCTTATGAAGGTGGGTTCCTGCAAGGCCGCCTTCCCACGGTTCTACTACGATATGTACACCCAGAGCTGTCGGAAATTCATCTACGGAGGCTGTGAGAGCAACGGAAACAACTTCGAGAGTGTGCGGGAGTGTGAGACTGCTTGTGAGGGGGTCAAAG tTCCTCCTACCTCCGATGTCCCTCTACCAGAGATTTCTGAAGACGAGTTTGCAC atCTCTGTGGGGTGGCGCCAGCGGTGGGACCGTGCCGTGCGGCTCTGCCTAGATGGTACTAcaacagcgacacacacacctgtcaatcATTCATCTATGGGGGATGCAGGGGCAACAAGAACAACTACGGCAGCCAGGAGAATTGCAAGGTCGCCTGCACAG TCACTGTGTTGCCGTCTCCCAAAAAATCCAAAGGCAAAATGATTCCGATGGAACCCCAGGACAGCAAAG aCCACTGCCTGGAGGGCCCTGAGCCGGGTCCGTGTCGCGCAGCCTTCCCTCGCTTCTTCTACCAGCCCAGCACCGGCTCTTGCCTCTCCTTCATCTACGGAGGTTGCCGGGGCAACAAGAACCGTTACGAGACACTGGATGACTGCATGTCCAAGTGTGACGGGCGAG GTCACACAGGTCAGGATGCCCAGGGGACCGTTGGAGGAAGGGACCGCTCTCCAG CATTCTTCCTCGTTGGTACCCTGGCGGTGATCTCTGTTCTGGTTCTGACCGGTCTGATCATGATCACCCTCCACCGCAACAAAGTCCTACGCCGCAGCACCACAATCAG TGATAAAGAGGAGCTGCTGCCCGACCAGGGAGAGCACTCATCCCTGGAGTCTCTGTCCGTCCCAGAGAGCCCCAGGACGGGCAAGGTGTAA
- the spint2 gene encoding kunitz-type protease inhibitor 2 isoform X2 produces MLKEMTRPMDLLGVWVVILLLNAVFPTSYSAVCEWDWKIDAAQGLDPSSLDAGARKLSVLRDVHDMEHCQMACCAETACQLAMIGTPADGTPECQLVSCMQDGRDVCLLQPSTQFKVYRKKTQVETDRQNATELPSLSTDARARSEGNSTNFEKDQCRRLMKVGSCKAAFPRFYYDMYTQSCRKFIYGGCESNGNNFESVRECETACEGVKGPNGRLRSRPANGSYPTAPAEAPVPPTSDVPLPEISEDEFAHLCGVAPAVGPCRAALPRWYYNSDTHTCQSFIYGGCRGNKNNYGSQENCKVACTVTVLPSPKKSKGKMIPMEPQDSKDHCLEGPEPGPCRAAFPRFFYQPSTGSCLSFIYGGCRGNKNRYETLDDCMSKCDGRGHTGQDAQGTVGGRDRSPAFFLVGTLAVISVLVLTGLIMITLHRNKVLRRSTTISDKEELLPDQGEHSSLESLSVPESPRTGKV; encoded by the exons CGGCGCAGGGTCTCGACCCCAGTTCCCTGGACGCCGGGGCACGTAAACTATCGGTGCTCCGCGACGTGCATGACATGGAACACTGCCAGATGGCGTGCTGCGCCGAGACCGCCTGCCAGCTCGCTATGATTGGCACCCCGGCGGACGGAACCCCGGAGTGCCAGCTGGTCAGCTGCATGCAGGACGGCCGGGACgtgtgtctcctccagcccagCACACAATTCAAGGTCTACCGCAAGAAGACGCAGGTGGAGACGGACAGGCAGAACGCCACCGAACTCCCTTCACTGTCTACCGACGCACGGGCTCGGAGCGAGGGGAATTCCACCAACTTTGAAAAGG atCAGTGCAGGAGGCTTATGAAGGTGGGTTCCTGCAAGGCCGCCTTCCCACGGTTCTACTACGATATGTACACCCAGAGCTGTCGGAAATTCATCTACGGAGGCTGTGAGAGCAACGGAAACAACTTCGAGAGTGTGCGGGAGTGTGAGACTGCTTGTGAGGGGGTCAAAG GACCAAATGGGAGACTCCGATCCCGCCCTGCCAATGGTTCATATCCAACAGCTCCCGCTGAGGCGCCCG tTCCTCCTACCTCCGATGTCCCTCTACCAGAGATTTCTGAAGACGAGTTTGCAC atCTCTGTGGGGTGGCGCCAGCGGTGGGACCGTGCCGTGCGGCTCTGCCTAGATGGTACTAcaacagcgacacacacacctgtcaatcATTCATCTATGGGGGATGCAGGGGCAACAAGAACAACTACGGCAGCCAGGAGAATTGCAAGGTCGCCTGCACAG TCACTGTGTTGCCGTCTCCCAAAAAATCCAAAGGCAAAATGATTCCGATGGAACCCCAGGACAGCAAAG aCCACTGCCTGGAGGGCCCTGAGCCGGGTCCGTGTCGCGCAGCCTTCCCTCGCTTCTTCTACCAGCCCAGCACCGGCTCTTGCCTCTCCTTCATCTACGGAGGTTGCCGGGGCAACAAGAACCGTTACGAGACACTGGATGACTGCATGTCCAAGTGTGACGGGCGAG GTCACACAGGTCAGGATGCCCAGGGGACCGTTGGAGGAAGGGACCGCTCTCCAG CATTCTTCCTCGTTGGTACCCTGGCGGTGATCTCTGTTCTGGTTCTGACCGGTCTGATCATGATCACCCTCCACCGCAACAAAGTCCTACGCCGCAGCACCACAATCAG TGATAAAGAGGAGCTGCTGCCCGACCAGGGAGAGCACTCATCCCTGGAGTCTCTGTCCGTCCCAGAGAGCCCCAGGACGGGCAAGGTGTAA